A genomic stretch from Diabrotica undecimpunctata isolate CICGRU unplaced genomic scaffold, icDiaUnde3 ctg00003038.1, whole genome shotgun sequence includes:
- the LOC140432149 gene encoding uncharacterized protein: protein MRGSARVDCNSLATRGNNMENNMETNIPEQPVVESPEGTTIQIAKPTKRKAVRVTSLEEVDLMTDEEVIKARLAGASKKKVRDLVGKGQDYIEAKRSVIKANLTKVLGRQKDNPPKSKEKAEQKLEMATQKSTKKRQRSDHSTPPAEAKKRPRKSEMTFTQALCSAKVAVVCDGFPGVRMEPTKLKAVQTSILEALERTPEEGPQIRLLKSTFKPGYLVMTCADSASAQWLRDTTPTLKPWEGASLQAKDESEVERPCSCTVYIPDEDGKRLGAESVLTRLRVSNRKLNTRIWTVLGKTPAEKGQVWVLSMDKESFEELNKLQMCPYFGIGRIKFRVKDDGYIKKVAEAGPSGLQGVTAATSAVKAKQKRKEVKLSEGQSSKAAPKKVNTSTKHKARPKDDKSREGAKEGIIPKEVRTDLQGSATNPPRRLEATERVAAPMEGVEDTGKPES from the coding sequence ATGCGGGGCTCTGCTCGAGTGGACTGCaattccctagctactcgtgggaacaaTATGGAAAATAATATGGAAACCAATATTCCCGAACAACCCGTAGTAGAAAGCCCTGAAGGCACTACTATACAGATAGCGAAGCCGACCAAAAGGAAGGCGGTCAGAGTCACCTCCCTAGAGGAGGTGGATCTAATGACAGACGAGGAGGTTATTAAGGCCAGGCTGGCCGGGGCCTCCAAGAAGAAAGTAAGGGATCTGGTGGGAAAAGGCCAGGACTACATTGAAGCCAAGCGCTCGGTGATCAAGGCCAACCTCACCAAGGTGCTTGGACGACAAAAGGACAATCCCCCTAAGTCTAAAGAGAAGGCGGAGCAAAAGCTGGAAATGGCTACGCAAAAGTCTACAAAGAAGCGACAAAGGTCGGACCACAGTACGCCGCCAGCGGAAGCCAAAAAGAGGCCGAGGAAGTCAGAAATGACTTTTACACAAGCCCTTTGCTCGGCAAAGGTGGCTGTAGTATGTGATGGCTTCCCTGGAGTCAGGATGGAACCCACAAAGCTTAAGGCAGTGCAAACATCCATCTTGGAGGCTCTGGAGAGAACGCCAGAAGAAGGGCCGCAAATCAGGCTGCTAAAGAGCACATTCAAGCCCGGTTACCTGGTAATGACGTGCGCGGATAGTGCAAGCGCACAATGGCTCAGGGACACTACTCCCACTCTGAAGCCTTGGGAAGGTGCAAGCCTCCAGGCTAAGGACGAGAGTGAAGTCGAGAGGCCGTGTTCTTGCACTGTCTACATCCCAGACGAGGACGGAAAGAGGTTGGGGGCGGAAAGTGTGCTGACTCGATTAAGGGTCAGCAACCGAAAGCTCAACACCCGTATATGGACCGTTTTGGGCAAAACACCTGCAGAAAAAGGGCAGGTATGGGTCCTCTCAATGGACAAAGAGTCCTTTGAGGAACTCAACAAACTTCAAATGTGTCCTTACTTTGGCATCGGAAGAATTAAATTCCGTGTCAAGGATGATGGGTACATTAAGAAGGTTGCAGAGGCCGGACCATCGGGGTTGCAAGGCGTAACTGCCGCAACCTCGGCAGTCAAGGCtaagcaaaaaagaaaagaagtaaaaCTTTCAGAGGGGCAAAGCTCTAAAGCAGCGCCAAAGAAGGTTAACACTTCGACCAAACACAAGGCTCGCCCTAAGGATGATAAGTCGAGGGAAGGAGCTAAAGAAGGAATAATCCCGAAAGAAGTCCGTACCGACTTGCAGGGGAGTGCTACAAACCCGCCCAGAAGGCTAGAAGCCACTGAGCGGGTGGCCGCTCCCATGGAAGGGGTAGAGGACACGGGAAAACCCGAAAGTTAG